The Eublepharis macularius isolate TG4126 chromosome 11, MPM_Emac_v1.0, whole genome shotgun sequence genome includes a region encoding these proteins:
- the LOC129337328 gene encoding integrase/recombinase xerD homolog, with the protein MERFVGFTWGAGGGAALPPSEDEVLRYLAHLRVLGRAPRSMRRELAAVSFFCKALGFPDPCRGFIPRRAVEGWARLAPPPADRRRPISLSILRRLLGVLPDCCRSPFEARLFHTAFTLAFFGALRVGELVAGSRDDPSGRALSFSDVSWSPKQVSITIRRSKTDQRGRGVTLCLRASRRGSVCPVRAVGAYLGIRPPLQGPFLIHRDHSPLTRYQFASLLRACLEAARLPPAEFGTHSFRIGAATEAASIGLSDKTIMAIGRWRSGAFRSYIRPSGGSSH; encoded by the coding sequence ATGGAGCGCTTCGTGGGCTTTACCTGGGGGGCGGGCGGAGGGGCCGCCCTCCCCCCTTCCGAGGACGAGGTGCTGCGTTACCTGGCCCACCTGCGCGTGCTGGGGCGGGCCCCCCGCTCCATGAGAAGAGAGCTAGCGGCAGTATCCTTCTTCTGTAAGGCCTTAGGGTTCCCTGACCCATGCCGCGGCTTCATTCCCCGCCGGGCTGTCgagggctgggccaggctggCTCCGCCTCCCGCCGACAGGAGGCGCCCCATTTCACTCTCCATCCTACGTCGCCTCTTGGGGGTCCTTCCCGACTGCTGCCGGTCCCCCTTCGAGGCTCGGCTGTTCCACACGGCCTTTAccctggccttcttcggggcGCTGCGGGTGGGCGAGCTGGTGGCGGGCTCCCGGGACGACCCAAGCGGCAGGGCGCTCAGCTTCTCGGACGTCTCCTGGTCCCCCAAGCAAGTTTCCATCACGATCCGTCGCTCCAAGACGGATCAGCGGGGAAGGGGGGTCACCCTATGCCTGCGGGCCTCCCGGCGGGGGTCAGTCTGCCCGGTTCGGGCGGTGGGTGCTTACCTGGGCATTCGCCCTCCCCTCCAGGGCCCCTTCCTCATACACAGGGATCACTCCCCGctcacccgctaccagttcgCCTCCCTGCTGCGAGCTTGCTTGGAGGCAGCCAGGCTCCCTCCTGCGGAGTTCGGCACGCATTCCTTCCGCATCGGGGCGGCCACCGAGGCCGCCAGCATCGGGCTGTCGGACAAGACCATCATGGCTATTGGGCGCTGGCGGTCCGGGGCTTTTCGCTCCTACATTCGGCCCAGCGGGGGGAGCAGTCATTAA